A region from the Micrococcus cohnii genome encodes:
- a CDS encoding co-chaperone YbbN yields the protein MPTNTPQPSRSGADPMSRAASLRGAVDLSSLAGPAPAAAAGPAAGAEAAGQAGSADGSWVIGQADQQVLQQLVQLSAQVPVLVHLDLPGDESSQQLFDVFADAVDAQGGRMVMARVDAQAQPQLLQAFGLQAGPAVVGLVGGQPVPLVNQPVPADVVQDLMGQILQVAQQNGVSGQVPPVAESRPGAQDPEPAPIPESHRAAHEALANDDAQGAVAAWEKALNENPADEAAVQGLAAAKLMVRTQHADLAAAREAAAQNPDDVDAQIAVADLDVLGGHVEDAFSRLVRFISAHRDEHRETARQHLVELYTVVGGEDPRVNTSRRQLAMALF from the coding sequence ATGCCGACGAACACCCCTCAGCCCTCGCGCTCCGGCGCGGACCCGATGAGCCGAGCCGCGAGCCTGCGCGGCGCGGTGGACCTGTCGAGCCTGGCCGGGCCCGCCCCCGCCGCGGCAGCCGGTCCTGCCGCGGGTGCCGAGGCGGCCGGTCAGGCCGGTTCCGCCGACGGGTCCTGGGTCATCGGGCAGGCCGACCAGCAGGTGCTGCAGCAGCTCGTGCAGCTCTCCGCTCAGGTGCCAGTGCTGGTGCACCTGGATCTGCCCGGTGATGAGTCGTCGCAGCAGCTCTTCGACGTCTTCGCCGATGCCGTCGACGCCCAGGGCGGCCGCATGGTCATGGCCCGCGTCGACGCGCAGGCGCAGCCGCAGCTGCTGCAGGCGTTCGGCCTGCAGGCCGGGCCCGCCGTCGTCGGGCTCGTGGGGGGTCAGCCGGTGCCGTTGGTCAACCAGCCGGTACCCGCGGACGTCGTGCAGGATCTGATGGGCCAGATTCTGCAGGTCGCTCAGCAGAACGGGGTCTCGGGGCAGGTTCCGCCCGTCGCCGAGTCCCGTCCGGGCGCCCAGGACCCTGAGCCGGCCCCGATCCCCGAATCGCACCGGGCCGCCCACGAGGCGCTTGCGAATGACGATGCGCAGGGCGCCGTCGCGGCGTGGGAGAAGGCCCTCAACGAGAACCCGGCCGACGAGGCCGCTGTGCAGGGTCTGGCCGCGGCGAAGCTGATGGTGCGCACGCAGCACGCCGATCTCGCCGCCGCGCGCGAGGCGGCGGCGCAGAACCCGGACGATGTGGACGCGCAGATCGCCGTCGCGGACCTGGACGTGCTCGGCGGGCACGTCGAGGACGCGTTCTCACGCCTGGTGCGGTTCATCAGCGCGCACCGTGACGAGCACCGCGAGACAGCCCGTCAGCACCTGGTGGAGCTGTACACGGTCGTCGGGGGAGAGGACCCGCGGGTGAACACGTCGCGTCGGCAGTTGGCCATGGCCCTGTTCTGA
- a CDS encoding ABC transporter ATP-binding protein, producing MRAENAPDPDLALVTRGLTKRFGEKEAVAGLDLDVPAGSFYGVVGPNGAGKTTALSMATGLLRPDHGRAWIHGVDMWADPLEAKSRVGVLADGVRTFDRLSGAQLITYSGLLHGLDAETVARRTEDLLRVMDLQEAGRKLVVDYSAGMTKKVSLAAAMIHAPELLVLDEPFEAVDPVSAANIRDILADYADRGGTVIVSSHVMDLVQRMCTHVAVIADGRLRAAGTVDEVRDGRDLEDRFVDLVGGRHTGEGLAWL from the coding sequence ATGCGCGCCGAGAATGCCCCGGATCCTGACCTGGCCCTCGTCACGAGGGGACTGACCAAGCGCTTCGGCGAGAAGGAGGCCGTCGCGGGGCTGGACCTCGACGTGCCGGCCGGCTCGTTCTACGGCGTGGTCGGCCCCAACGGCGCCGGCAAGACCACCGCCCTGTCCATGGCGACGGGCTTGCTGCGCCCGGACCACGGACGCGCGTGGATCCACGGTGTCGACATGTGGGCCGACCCGCTCGAGGCGAAGTCCCGCGTCGGCGTCCTGGCCGACGGCGTGCGCACCTTCGACCGCCTCTCCGGTGCCCAGCTGATCACCTACTCGGGGCTGCTGCACGGCCTCGACGCGGAGACCGTCGCCCGCCGCACCGAGGACCTGCTGCGGGTGATGGACCTGCAGGAGGCCGGGCGGAAGCTGGTCGTGGACTACTCGGCGGGCATGACAAAGAAGGTCTCGCTGGCCGCGGCCATGATCCACGCGCCCGAGCTGCTCGTGCTCGACGAGCCGTTCGAGGCCGTCGACCCGGTCTCTGCGGCGAACATCCGCGACATCCTGGCCGACTACGCCGACCGGGGCGGCACCGTGATCGTCTCGAGCCACGTGATGGACCTGGTGCAGCGCATGTGCACGCACGTCGCGGTGATCGCCGACGGGCGGCTGCGCGCGGCCGGCACGGTCGACGAGGTGCGCGATGGCCGCGACCTCGAGGACCGCTTCGTGGACCTGGTTGGCGGGCGGCACACGGGCGAGGGGCTGGCCTGGCTGTGA
- a CDS encoding Tat (twin-arginine translocation) pathway signal sequence, with translation MRTVATLIRLRWALTVNSWRKSTATLVLSILGALYFGGLALMVVVSLLLGLPGVDHGVRAAVTIGAASGVVLAWAVLPPVLTGVDATLDPRSFQMFPLRRVPLVTGLAVGALTTPIGVCTLLVLLGVAASWWDVPGALPVALVGAGVTAVTAVCLGYGLTGLLSAYTGQRRVREVISLVLFVPLMLGGILISQAVESLAQIASVLPAVAEALAWTPLGAGLGAGSAAAGGSFGLAAVRLLVALGWCAGAVWLWTLALRRIVEPVTVVGARTRPAGVSESRPLRWLGRPAAGPVTAIAARCQVYWLKDPRYSASLVALPLLAVMMVWFSQSAAGPGAMLLFFLPPLVAWSLGFAISADIAYDNTAFHLHMVSAVAGVHDRAGRALAVAPGGVSATVLTSLFAAGLADAWHHLPALLGLSLGTFAVMLGLASFVSARFVYPVQKPGESPFATPQGSMMRTALVQVATMAVSALLTLPMLGLAVAYAVTQAAWLGWATGVFCLLWGAAALWLGIRLGGRWLDRCQAETFQAVQSF, from the coding sequence ATGCGCACCGTCGCGACCCTGATACGCCTGCGCTGGGCCCTGACCGTCAACAGCTGGCGCAAGTCCACCGCCACGCTCGTGCTGAGCATTCTGGGCGCCTTGTACTTCGGCGGCCTGGCTCTGATGGTCGTCGTCTCGCTGCTGCTCGGCCTGCCCGGGGTCGACCACGGCGTGCGTGCGGCCGTCACGATCGGCGCCGCCTCGGGCGTCGTCCTCGCCTGGGCGGTCCTGCCTCCGGTGCTCACGGGCGTCGACGCGACGCTCGACCCGCGCAGCTTCCAGATGTTCCCGCTGCGTCGTGTGCCGCTGGTGACCGGTCTGGCCGTCGGCGCGCTGACGACGCCGATCGGCGTGTGCACGCTGCTGGTCTTGCTGGGCGTGGCCGCCTCTTGGTGGGACGTGCCCGGGGCCCTGCCCGTCGCCCTGGTCGGCGCCGGCGTGACGGCCGTGACCGCCGTGTGCCTGGGCTACGGCCTGACGGGCCTGCTCTCGGCGTACACCGGTCAGCGCCGCGTGCGCGAGGTCATCTCGCTGGTGCTGTTCGTGCCGCTGATGCTCGGCGGCATTCTCATCAGCCAGGCGGTCGAGTCGCTCGCACAGATCGCCTCCGTGCTGCCCGCGGTCGCCGAGGCACTGGCCTGGACGCCGCTCGGCGCGGGCCTGGGCGCGGGCTCGGCCGCCGCCGGCGGTTCATTCGGCCTGGCGGCGGTGCGGCTGCTCGTCGCCCTGGGCTGGTGCGCGGGCGCCGTCTGGCTGTGGACGCTCGCCCTGCGGCGGATCGTCGAGCCCGTCACGGTCGTCGGCGCGAGGACGCGACCCGCCGGTGTGAGCGAGTCTCGACCGCTGCGCTGGCTCGGCCGGCCGGCCGCCGGACCCGTGACGGCCATCGCCGCGCGCTGCCAGGTGTACTGGCTTAAGGACCCCCGGTACTCCGCCTCGCTCGTGGCTCTGCCTCTGCTGGCCGTCATGATGGTCTGGTTCTCCCAGAGCGCCGCGGGTCCCGGCGCGATGCTGCTTTTCTTCCTGCCGCCGCTGGTCGCCTGGTCCCTGGGCTTCGCGATCAGCGCGGACATCGCCTACGACAACACGGCCTTCCACCTGCACATGGTCTCTGCCGTGGCTGGGGTACACGACCGGGCCGGACGCGCGCTCGCCGTCGCCCCGGGCGGGGTGAGCGCCACGGTGCTCACGAGCCTGTTCGCCGCGGGATTGGCGGACGCGTGGCACCACCTGCCCGCGCTGCTGGGCTTGAGCCTCGGCACCTTCGCGGTGATGCTCGGCCTGGCCTCGTTCGTCTCGGCCCGGTTCGTGTACCCGGTGCAGAAGCCGGGCGAGAGCCCGTTCGCGACGCCTCAGGGCTCGATGATGCGCACGGCCCTGGTGCAGGTCGCCACCATGGCGGTCAGCGCTCTGCTGACCCTGCCGATGCTCGGCCTCGCCGTCGCCTATGCGGTGACGCAGGCGGCATGGCTCGGCTGGGCGACCGGGGTGTTCTGCCTGCTCTGGGGCGCGGCGGCGCTGTGGCTGGGCATCCGCCTCGGCGGACGGTGGCTCGATCGGTGCCAGGCCGAGACCTTCCAGGCCGTGCAGTCGTTCTGA
- a CDS encoding DUF3039 domain-containing protein, whose translation MTGIAEFVTTPRSSLDSVSAPAGGGTSVLDREEQLQNVEPGDHERFAHYVRKEKITESAVTGEPVIALCGKVWVPGRDPQRFPVCPQCKEIYDGLREPQDGGGDSGGSGRRGGFFGRGRR comes from the coding sequence ATGACTGGCATCGCTGAGTTCGTGACGACCCCCCGCAGCAGCCTCGACTCCGTCTCGGCCCCGGCCGGCGGCGGCACCTCGGTGCTCGACCGTGAGGAGCAGCTGCAGAACGTCGAGCCCGGCGATCACGAGCGTTTCGCGCACTACGTCCGCAAGGAGAAGATCACCGAGTCGGCCGTGACCGGTGAGCCCGTGATCGCTCTGTGCGGCAAGGTGTGGGTGCCCGGCCGGGACCCGCAGCGTTTCCCGGTGTGCCCGCAGTGCAAGGAGATCTACGACGGTCTGCGCGAGCCGCAGGACGGCGGGGGCGACTCGGGCGGTTCGGGTCGTCGGGGCGGTTTCTTCGGCCGCGGTCGTCGCTGA
- a CDS encoding DEAD/DEAH box helicase — translation MSQNSPEALFHVGEDLPPAMPERAAWGTAPKLRQWQQEALEKYLSEAPRDFLAVATPGAGKTTFALRVAKILVDSGVVRRVTVVAPTDHLKRQWADNAARVGLAIDPNFKNSDGRHGAEYIGVALTYAQVANKPVLHRNRTEAEKTLVILDEIHHGGDALSWGDGIREAFDPATRRLALTGTPFRSDTATIPFVEYVEGQDGIHRSKADYTYGYGPALRDNVVRPVIFMAYSGQMRWQTSTGEVMEAQLGEAATKAITNSAWRTALDPQGEWIPAVLRGADRRLSEVRQRVPDAGGLVIASDHEDARAYAAQLEALTGQKPALILSDDKGASERIEQFSESDERWMVAVRMVSEGVDVPRLCVGVYATSTSTPLFFAQAVGRFVRSRKKGEVASVFLPSVPHLMLLANEMETERDHALDKKEGGVTVEDLEQAPEEDLLAEANREDRASDALNQVRFQALESQASFDKVLFDGAEFGTGGAVGSEEELDFLGIPGLLDADQVSELLRARQAEQIKRRPAAAEAPKESADVVDHRRMKQLRSELSKMVSAWAARTGTPHGVIHNRLREISGGPAVAQASREQLEARLERIRGWFVGRS, via the coding sequence ATGAGTCAGAACTCTCCCGAGGCGCTCTTCCACGTCGGCGAGGACCTGCCCCCGGCCATGCCGGAGCGGGCGGCCTGGGGCACGGCCCCCAAGCTGCGCCAGTGGCAGCAGGAGGCGCTGGAGAAGTACCTGTCGGAGGCCCCGCGGGACTTCTTGGCCGTCGCCACCCCCGGAGCCGGCAAGACGACGTTCGCGCTGCGCGTCGCCAAGATCCTGGTGGACTCTGGTGTCGTGCGCCGCGTGACCGTCGTCGCGCCCACGGACCACCTCAAGCGGCAGTGGGCGGACAACGCGGCGCGGGTGGGTCTGGCGATCGACCCGAACTTCAAGAACTCCGACGGGCGCCACGGCGCCGAGTACATCGGCGTCGCGCTGACCTACGCGCAGGTGGCGAACAAGCCCGTGCTGCACCGCAACCGGACCGAGGCCGAGAAGACCCTCGTGATCCTCGATGAGATCCACCACGGCGGTGACGCGCTGAGCTGGGGCGACGGCATCCGCGAGGCGTTCGACCCGGCGACCCGTCGGCTGGCGCTGACCGGTACGCCGTTCCGCTCGGACACGGCGACGATCCCGTTCGTCGAGTACGTCGAGGGCCAGGACGGCATCCACCGGTCGAAGGCGGACTACACATACGGCTACGGTCCGGCGCTGCGAGACAACGTCGTGCGCCCCGTGATCTTCATGGCGTATTCGGGCCAGATGCGCTGGCAGACCTCGACGGGCGAGGTGATGGAGGCCCAGCTCGGTGAGGCGGCGACGAAGGCCATCACGAACTCGGCGTGGCGCACCGCCCTCGACCCGCAGGGTGAGTGGATCCCGGCGGTGCTGCGCGGCGCCGATCGCCGGCTGAGCGAGGTGCGTCAGCGCGTACCCGACGCCGGTGGGCTGGTGATCGCCTCGGACCACGAGGACGCGCGCGCCTACGCCGCCCAGCTGGAGGCGCTGACCGGGCAGAAGCCGGCACTGATCCTCTCCGACGACAAGGGCGCCTCCGAGCGCATCGAACAGTTCTCTGAGTCCGATGAGCGGTGGATGGTCGCGGTCCGCATGGTCTCCGAGGGCGTCGACGTGCCCCGGCTGTGCGTGGGCGTGTACGCGACGAGCACCTCGACGCCGCTGTTCTTCGCCCAGGCGGTCGGCCGTTTCGTCCGTTCGCGCAAGAAGGGCGAGGTGGCCAGCGTGTTCCTGCCCTCGGTGCCGCACCTGATGCTGCTGGCCAATGAGATGGAGACCGAGCGGGACCACGCCCTCGATAAGAAGGAGGGCGGCGTCACCGTCGAGGACCTCGAGCAGGCTCCCGAGGAGGACCTGCTGGCCGAGGCCAATCGCGAGGACCGGGCCTCAGACGCGCTGAACCAGGTGCGATTCCAGGCACTCGAGTCCCAGGCGAGTTTCGACAAGGTGCTCTTCGACGGTGCCGAGTTCGGCACCGGAGGTGCCGTCGGCTCGGAGGAGGAGCTGGACTTCCTGGGCATCCCCGGCCTGCTCGACGCGGACCAGGTCTCCGAGCTGCTGCGCGCCCGACAGGCCGAGCAGATCAAGCGCCGGCCCGCGGCGGCCGAGGCGCCCAAGGAGTCCGCCGACGTCGTGGACCACCGGCGGATGAAGCAGCTGCGATCGGAGCTGTCGAAGATGGTCTCGGCGTGGGCGGCGCGCACGGGCACCCCGCACGGGGTGATCCACAACCGGCTGCGCGAGATCTCAGGCGGCCCGGCGGTCGCCCAGGCCTCGCGCGAACAGCTCGAGGCGCGCCTAGAGCGGATCCGCGGCTGGTTCGTCGGGCGGTCCTGA
- a CDS encoding ATP-binding cassette domain-containing protein, which produces MELNRLPLRRVEEHPLAPLPRDRWPADVPAVTQLLETGLDLDAATVLVGPNGAGKSTLVEAIAEAFGLNPEGGTQNVRHETRRTSSELHEHLQLVRGAGAPRSGVHLRAESMYGVFTYLESVSRGPSLHRMSHGEAFLAFCRERAGVPGLWVLDEPESALSFEGCLDLLAQLRVLLESGSQVLLSTHSPVLAALPGARILAVDDRGLTETDYDELELVQHHRRFLADPQRYLRHLG; this is translated from the coding sequence ATGGAACTGAACCGGCTGCCGTTGCGCCGGGTCGAGGAGCACCCGCTCGCGCCCCTGCCCCGCGACCGCTGGCCGGCCGACGTGCCGGCAGTGACGCAGCTGCTCGAGACGGGCCTGGATCTGGACGCGGCGACCGTGCTCGTCGGGCCGAACGGGGCCGGCAAGTCCACGCTGGTGGAAGCGATCGCCGAGGCCTTCGGTCTCAACCCAGAAGGCGGCACCCAGAACGTGCGCCACGAGACCCGGCGGACCTCCTCCGAGCTGCACGAGCACCTGCAGCTCGTCCGCGGGGCCGGGGCGCCGCGCTCCGGCGTGCACCTGCGCGCCGAGAGCATGTACGGGGTGTTCACGTACCTCGAGTCCGTCTCTCGGGGACCCTCCCTGCACCGCATGAGCCACGGCGAGGCGTTCCTCGCCTTCTGCCGCGAGCGAGCAGGCGTCCCGGGCCTGTGGGTGCTCGACGAGCCCGAGTCCGCACTCTCGTTCGAGGGCTGCCTCGACCTGCTCGCCCAGCTGCGCGTGCTCCTCGAGAGCGGGTCCCAGGTGTTGCTCTCGACGCACTCTCCCGTGCTCGCCGCCCTGCCCGGCGCCCGCATCCTGGCCGTCGACGACCGCGGCCTCACCGAGACCGACTACGACGAGCTCGAACTCGTCCAGCACCATCGCCGGTTCCTGGCCGACCCGCAGCGCTACCTGCGGCATCTGGGCTGA
- a CDS encoding isochorismatase family protein encodes MTEPKRALVIVDVQNDFCAGGSLATDDGAEIAAAITEHVSERRGDYDAIVMTRDWHVDPGTHFAPAGTEPDFTQTWPVHCVAGTPGAELHEQLDVEEIAADAEFLKGLHDASYSGFDGRLGEPDLVRSGEGASAPAGPYGATAGDEAAVADDAPTLDEWLREQDVDAITVVGIATDYCVKATVLDGLDAGYDVTVLAGLTAGVAEESTAAALEEMAEAGAHVVEG; translated from the coding sequence ATGACCGAGCCGAAGCGCGCCCTCGTGATCGTCGACGTGCAGAACGACTTCTGCGCCGGCGGCTCCCTCGCCACCGACGACGGCGCCGAGATCGCCGCCGCGATCACCGAACACGTCAGCGAGCGCCGCGGCGACTACGACGCGATCGTGATGACCCGCGACTGGCATGTGGACCCCGGCACGCACTTCGCCCCCGCCGGCACGGAGCCGGACTTCACCCAGACCTGGCCCGTGCACTGCGTGGCCGGCACCCCCGGCGCCGAGCTGCACGAGCAGCTCGATGTCGAGGAGATCGCCGCGGACGCCGAATTCCTCAAGGGCCTGCACGACGCGTCCTACTCCGGCTTCGACGGCCGCCTCGGCGAGCCTGACCTCGTCCGCTCCGGCGAGGGCGCCTCGGCACCGGCCGGGCCCTACGGGGCGACCGCCGGCGACGAGGCCGCGGTCGCCGACGACGCGCCGACCCTCGACGAGTGGCTACGCGAGCAGGACGTCGACGCGATCACCGTGGTCGGCATCGCGACCGACTACTGCGTGAAGGCGACGGTGCTCGACGGCCTGGACGCGGGCTACGACGTCACGGTGCTGGCCGGGCTGACCGCGGGCGTGGCCGAGGAGAGCACCGCCGCCGCGCTCGAGGAGATGGCCGAGGCCGGGGCGCACGTCGTCGAGGGCTGA
- a CDS encoding nicotinate phosphoribosyltransferase has protein sequence MTDTTEPRGAAHTSYDWRTPTALMTDHYELTMLQAALQAGTAHRRSRFELFTRRLGDGRRYGVLAGTGRVLEGLSRFRFDTAELDHLADTRVVDDATLDWLADFRFSGTITGYAEGEVFFPHSPVLQVESSFAEACVLETYLLSVLNYDSAVASAASRMTAVAGDRPCIEMGSRRTHEESAVAAARAAVVAGFASTSNLEATRRYGLATGGTAAHSFTLLHDSERAAFEAQVAALGADTTLLVDTYDVEQGVRTAVDVAGPALKNVRLDSGDLIGQAHAVRELLDTLGNTETGIMVTSDLDEYAIAHLRSAPVDAYGVGTRLVTGSGAPTASMVYKLVARQDDDGQWVDVAKAATGKISHGGLKDVARRKDARGRAVAEIIGVNRVPDADADDRPLLHDFVVDGQLLDGWTGPEAVTRAARRHRDSLAELPQTVGRLQAGEPAIPTIFQEA, from the coding sequence GTGACTGACACCACCGAGCCCCGCGGCGCGGCGCACACGAGCTACGACTGGCGCACGCCGACCGCGCTGATGACCGACCACTACGAGCTGACGATGCTCCAGGCCGCCCTGCAGGCCGGCACCGCACACCGGCGCAGCCGCTTCGAGCTGTTCACGCGCCGGCTCGGCGACGGCCGCCGCTACGGCGTGCTCGCCGGCACCGGCCGCGTGCTCGAGGGCCTGTCCCGCTTCCGCTTCGACACGGCCGAGCTCGATCACCTGGCAGACACGCGCGTCGTCGACGACGCGACCCTGGACTGGCTCGCCGACTTCCGGTTCTCCGGCACGATCACCGGCTACGCCGAGGGCGAGGTGTTCTTCCCGCACTCGCCGGTCCTGCAGGTCGAATCCAGCTTCGCCGAGGCGTGCGTCCTGGAGACCTACCTGCTCTCCGTGCTCAACTACGACTCCGCCGTGGCCTCGGCCGCCTCGCGCATGACGGCCGTCGCCGGCGACCGCCCGTGCATCGAGATGGGCTCGCGCCGCACCCACGAGGAGTCCGCCGTGGCCGCCGCACGGGCCGCGGTCGTCGCCGGTTTCGCCTCCACCTCGAACCTCGAGGCGACCCGCCGCTACGGTCTGGCCACGGGAGGCACCGCCGCGCACTCGTTCACGCTGCTGCACGACTCCGAACGCGCCGCGTTCGAGGCGCAGGTCGCCGCACTCGGCGCGGACACCACCCTGCTCGTGGACACCTACGACGTCGAACAGGGCGTGCGCACCGCCGTCGACGTGGCCGGCCCCGCCCTGAAGAACGTCCGCCTGGACTCCGGCGACCTGATCGGCCAGGCCCATGCGGTGCGCGAGCTGCTGGACACGCTCGGCAACACCGAGACGGGGATCATGGTCACCTCCGACCTCGACGAGTACGCGATCGCGCATCTGCGCTCCGCCCCCGTCGACGCGTACGGCGTGGGCACCCGCCTCGTCACCGGCTCCGGCGCTCCGACCGCGTCGATGGTCTACAAACTCGTCGCCCGCCAGGACGACGACGGCCAGTGGGTGGACGTCGCCAAAGCCGCCACGGGCAAGATCTCGCACGGCGGGCTCAAGGACGTCGCCCGCCGCAAGGACGCCCGAGGCCGCGCGGTCGCCGAGATCATCGGCGTGAACCGGGTGCCCGACGCCGACGCCGACGACCGACCGCTGCTGCACGACTTCGTCGTCGACGGGCAGCTGCTGGACGGCTGGACCGGCCCCGAGGCCGTGACCCGCGCCGCCCGACGCCACCGTGACTCCCTCGCCGAGCTGCCGCAGACCGTGGGCCGGCTGCAGGCCGGCGAACCCGCTATCCCGACCATCTTCCAGGAGGCCTGA
- the clpS gene encoding ATP-dependent Clp protease adapter ClpS — protein MAMTDSRSDGTGTALLERPADAAQGLGRHRVVVWDDPVNLMSYVAYVFRSHFGYSAAKAHSLMLQVHENGRAVVAEAGREEAERHVSALHGYGLWATLEQDGD, from the coding sequence ATGGCTATGACGGACTCGCGGAGCGACGGCACGGGGACCGCCCTGCTCGAGCGTCCCGCGGATGCGGCCCAGGGGCTGGGCCGGCACCGCGTCGTGGTGTGGGACGACCCCGTGAACCTCATGAGCTACGTCGCTTACGTGTTCCGCAGCCACTTCGGCTACTCGGCGGCGAAGGCGCATTCGCTGATGCTCCAGGTGCACGAGAACGGCCGGGCCGTGGTGGCCGAGGCCGGCCGGGAGGAGGCCGAGCGGCATGTGAGCGCCCTGCACGGCTACGGGCTGTGGGCGACCCTGGAACAGGACGGTGACTGA
- a CDS encoding DUF2017 family protein: MAQAFTLTRRGYVAELEKPEARLLRGLFRDVITLLQGRADDVAPQHDDAGDTDRSVDTDPFWDLVDGLSLAESDAGRAAPSDAALARLLPAAHTDEAEAAQHRVLAEDAVIRAKTEDAQRALAALQSTTVTLDEDQAVHFSRALNDVRLVLAARLGVDDPQSAAQVHAVDDWRMATDPESTMALLYNFTTWFLETLTSQMLLGLPEDGRDETVGSEAADDGGDEDA; this comes from the coding sequence ATGGCCCAGGCCTTCACCCTGACCCGACGCGGTTACGTCGCCGAGCTCGAGAAGCCGGAGGCGCGACTGCTGCGCGGGCTGTTCCGCGACGTCATCACCCTGCTGCAGGGGCGCGCCGATGACGTCGCCCCGCAGCACGACGACGCCGGTGACACCGACCGGTCCGTGGACACCGACCCGTTCTGGGACCTGGTGGACGGGCTGAGCCTGGCCGAGTCCGACGCGGGCCGTGCCGCTCCGAGCGACGCGGCGCTGGCCCGGCTGCTTCCGGCGGCGCACACCGACGAGGCTGAGGCGGCGCAGCACCGCGTGCTTGCCGAGGACGCCGTGATCCGGGCGAAGACCGAGGACGCCCAGCGCGCCCTGGCCGCCCTGCAGTCCACGACCGTCACCCTCGACGAGGACCAGGCGGTGCACTTCAGCCGGGCCCTGAACGACGTGCGGCTCGTGTTGGCGGCACGCCTGGGCGTCGACGACCCGCAGAGCGCGGCGCAGGTGCACGCGGTCGACGACTGGCGGATGGCCACGGACCCCGAGTCCACGATGGCGCTGCTGTACAACTTCACGACGTGGTTCCTGGAGACCCTGACCTCGCAGATGCTGCTGGGTCTGCCCGAAGACGGCCGGGACGAGACCGTCGGGAGCGAGGCCGCCGACGACGGCGGGGACGAGGACGCATGA
- the murI gene encoding glutamate racemase produces the protein MSTTDQQRTTGASGQSPTMDPAAPIGIFDSGVGGLTVARAIMDQLPDESLHYVGDTAHSPYGPRPIAQVRALALQIMDELVAAGVKALVIACNSASAAVLRDARERYTGRLGIPVVEVIQPAVRRAVSATRNGRIGVIGTEATVGSRAYEDSFSAAPHLQITSAACPAFVPFVESGVTTGEELLTAAERYVAPLKDAGVDTLVLGCTHYPLLTGALSLVMGEDVTLVSSAEETAKDLYRALVRHRLQHPRATASTASTAPVEHRFMATGDPEQFQALARRFLGPEVGAVAHLPARSVDHDDPDGGAA, from the coding sequence ATGAGCACGACGGACCAGCAGAGAACGACCGGCGCGTCGGGCCAGAGCCCCACGATGGACCCGGCCGCGCCGATCGGCATCTTCGACTCGGGTGTGGGCGGGCTGACGGTGGCGCGGGCGATCATGGACCAGCTGCCCGATGAATCCCTGCACTACGTCGGGGACACCGCGCACTCGCCCTACGGGCCGCGCCCGATCGCACAGGTGCGCGCCCTGGCCCTGCAGATCATGGACGAGCTCGTCGCAGCCGGGGTGAAGGCGCTGGTCATCGCCTGCAACTCGGCGTCGGCCGCCGTGCTGCGCGACGCCCGAGAGCGCTACACCGGTCGGCTCGGCATCCCGGTGGTCGAGGTGATCCAGCCGGCCGTGCGCCGGGCGGTCTCGGCCACGCGGAACGGCCGGATCGGTGTGATCGGCACCGAGGCGACCGTGGGCTCGCGCGCCTATGAGGACTCGTTCTCGGCCGCACCCCACCTGCAGATCACCTCGGCGGCGTGCCCGGCGTTCGTGCCGTTCGTCGAGTCGGGAGTGACCACGGGCGAGGAGCTGCTCACCGCCGCCGAGCGGTACGTCGCTCCGCTCAAGGACGCCGGTGTCGACACGCTCGTGCTCGGCTGCACGCACTACCCGTTGCTGACCGGCGCGCTCTCGCTCGTGATGGGCGAGGACGTCACGCTGGTCTCCTCGGCCGAGGAGACGGCGAAGGACCTCTACCGGGCCCTCGTGCGGCACCGGCTGCAGCACCCCCGGGCCACCGCGTCGACCGCGTCGACGGCGCCGGTCGAGCACCGGTTCATGGCGACGGGCGACCCGGAGCAGTTCCAGGCGCTGGCCCGCCGGTTCCTCGGCCCCGAGGTCGGTGCGGTCGCCCACCTGCCCGCCCGGTCGGTCGACCACGACGACCCAGACGGGGGCGCCGCATGA